From one Holophagales bacterium genomic stretch:
- the speD gene encoding adenosylmethionine decarboxylase — MSPLGTHLLLDLAGAPFETLDDPAVVEAALVETVAAMGAHVLGVHLHRLEPQGISGVVVISESHLTIHTWPERGEAAVDLFTCGDAASARAAVEALIARLGATVSSLREISRGTAG, encoded by the coding sequence ATGAGCCCGCTCGGGACCCACCTCCTCCTCGACCTCGCGGGGGCCCCTTTCGAAACGCTCGACGACCCCGCCGTCGTCGAGGCCGCGCTCGTCGAGACCGTGGCCGCGATGGGGGCTCACGTACTCGGTGTCCACCTCCACCGCCTCGAGCCCCAGGGCATCTCGGGCGTCGTCGTCATCTCCGAGTCGCACCTGACGATCCATACCTGGCCCGAGCGGGGGGAGGCCGCCGTGGACCTCTTCACGTGCGGCGACGCCGCTTCCGCGCGCGCGGCCGTCGAGGCGCTCATCGCCCGACTCGGCGCGACGGTCTCCAGCCTGCGGGAAATCTCGAGGGGTACCGCCGGCTGA